One Salvelinus namaycush isolate Seneca chromosome 29, SaNama_1.0, whole genome shotgun sequence genomic region harbors:
- the LOC120023904 gene encoding heparan sulfate glucosamine 3-O-sulfotransferase 5-like: MLFKQQALLRQKLFLLGSLAIGSLLYLVARVGSLDRLQPICPIESRLGPPHLPEQIPLRTLQYKRGLLHEIRKGNATKEQIRLHNLVQQLPRAIIIGVRKGGTRALLEMLNLHPAVVKASQEIHFFDNEQNYARGIDWYREKMPFSFLHQITIEKSPAYFITEEVPERIFKMNSSIKLLIIVREPTTRAVSDYTQVLEGKERKNKTYHKFEKLAIDGNTCDVNTKYKAVRTSIYTKHLERWLKYFPVEHFHIVDGDRLITDPLPELQLVERFLNLPSRISRYNLYFNATRGFYCLRFNNVFNKCLAGSKGRIHPEVDPSVVAKLRKFFHPFNQKFYQITGRTFNWP; the protein is encoded by the exons ATGCTATTCAAACAGCAGGCGTTGCTGAGACAGAAGCTCTTCTTGTTGGGCAGCCTTGCTATCGGGAGTCTCCTCTATCTAGTGGCCAGGGTTGGGAGCTTGGATAG GCTGCAGCCTATTTGCCCCATAGAGAGCAGACTGGGCCCTCCTCACCTGCCGGAGCAGATCCCTCTCCGGACCCTGCAGTATAAGCGTGGTCTGCTCCACGAGATCCGCAAGGGCAATGCCACCAAAGAGCAGATCCGCCTGCACaacctggtacagcaactgcccCGGGCCATCATCATCGGGGTGCGCAAGGGGGGCACGCGCGCCCTGCTGGAGATGCTCAACCTGCACCCGGCGGTGGTCAAGGCCTCGCAGGAGATCCACTTCTTTGACAACGAACAGAACTACGCCCGGGGCATCGACTGGTACCGGGAGAAGATGCCCTTCTCCTTCCTCCACCAGATCACCATTGAGAAGAGCCCCGCCTACTTCATCACAGAAGAGGTCCCCGAACGCATCTTCAAGATGAACTCCTCCATCAAGCTGTTGATTATTGTGCGTGAGCCCACCACCAGAGCTGTGTCCGACTACACACAGGTGCTGGAGGGCAAGGAGCGCAAGAACAAGACCTACCACAAGTTTGAGAAGCTGGCCATCGACGGCAACACGTGTGATGTGAACACAAAGTATAAGGCAGTACGGACCAGCATTTACACCAAGCACTTGGAGCGCTGGCTGAAGTACTTCCCCGTGGAACATTTTCACATTGTGGACGGTGACCGTCTGATCACAGACCCGCTGCCTGAGCTGCAGCTCGTCGAACGCTTCCTCAACCTCCCCTCCAGGATCAGCCGGTATAACCTGTATTTCAATGCCACCAGGGGATTCTACTGCCTGCGATTTAACAATGTCTTCAACAAGTGCCTGGCAGGCAGCAAGGGGCGCATCCACCCTGAGGTGGACCCCTCAGTGGTGGCCAAACTAAGGAAGTTCTTCCACCCCTTCAATCAGAAGTTTTATCAGATTACTGGGAGGACGTTCAACTGGCCCTGA